Proteins encoded together in one Camelus dromedarius isolate mCamDro1 chromosome 11, mCamDro1.pat, whole genome shotgun sequence window:
- the CRADD gene encoding death domain-containing protein CRADD isoform X5, translating into MEARDKQVLRSLRLELGAEVLVEGLVLQYLYQEGVLTENHVQEIKAQATGLRKTMLLLDILPSRGPKAFDAFLDSLQEFPWVREKLEKAREEAIVELPAGN; encoded by the exons ATGGAGGCTAGAGACAAGCAAGTTCTTCGCTCCCTTCGCCTGGAGCTGGGTGCAGAGGTACTGGTGGAGGGACTGGTTCTCCAGTATCTTTACCAGGAAGGGGTCTTGACGGAAAACCATGTTCAAGAAATTAAAGCTCAAGCTACAGGCCTCCGGAAAACAATGCTGCTGCTGGATATCCTACCTTCCAGGGGTCCTAAAGCATTCGATGCATTCCTAGATTCCCTTCAGGAATTTCCCTGGGTAAGGGAGAAACTGGAGAAGGCAAGAGAAGAAGCCATAGTTGAGCTGCCTGCAG GAAATTAA